One part of the Saprospiraceae bacterium genome encodes these proteins:
- a CDS encoding gliding motility-associated C-terminal domain-containing protein produces the protein MKIFLNKCTNLFLTILFLVCIYSPKAHASHIVGGEMSYKCLGGQVYEITLTLRRDCFNGSPEAEFDDPAHIGIFDTEGNPARNVGQFGLLLLDFRNDDTLNEILRTECEVVGGDVCVHTTTYRGKIELAFAKGGYTLAYQRCCRNKTITNISDPELIGATYSVVISEDALRYCNSSPRFGAFPPIYVCGDRVISFDNSAKDPDGDSLVYSLCVPFAGADTSNSKPTRPSKPPFPLVNYKSPFSLNDLLGGTPTLKIDKTTGLLTGQPNAIGQYLVGICVDEYRNGRLLSRVRRDFQYNVRFCTTNPVSNFDADNSVLCKGDSTVKFTNNSINSKAYTWYFDYPNTNYTSIDTNPVFTFPKPGKYTVALIAVRAKDCIDTNYKNIFIYDENLLGSDFDANYGSCDDSIEISFKDKSFDSLLNISNWNWFIQLNNNIVTSTKQDPKFTFSDTGTLSVRLIVTSSGGCTDSLDKEFKLNRLKPMFLSEKIPICIGESTKLISNPDGRFKYNWSPSADLSCNDCPDPIANPANDILYKVTITDGNCTEEDSILVTVSRLLDIDIKGDSVICADEVNLSAIGGVESTIEWSDVSDFGNILKSGSFLFNTSIQSKKTFYVRAKSNANCPGSDSISVENQKVIFQTTIDSLVVCEDDTFELELNNLRPEHQFQIEWSPVSSILSGQSTNKISAIFPDCGINQFHVKIENQYKCTGEDSVQVRVICKPTVDFKVDKNCDNTLVTFSNLSSNGNYYWDFGDSTSATDKSPVHLYAKPGRYTVSLGVNAECKNAISKIVDVGFIMVSLKERVVSCLGTPVKLNENPDTTYTYEWSPANGLDNPNSQNPTASVTETTIYKVRVFDKNIPDCFIDRTVTVFVPPTINLSVNNDTILCNPGKIILQAATDVTANIEWTDQIGILLGRGYQLEQQFIDSMYVYAFATDQYGCGEKDSFRVVPLDTNYIVRGKVNLCPGADGFIEFINNDGHQYALNWTPGRFIVSDPTLSRILVKPTDTTIFYLSIVNEYGCAFKDSFQVNISRFNPPLEAFAEDDTIYLGQSTVLHVNLGYSNYNWVIPYNLSCTDCTDPVASPLFSTLYTVKAKNEDGCEDQADVRVIVIRPNCDDTDVFMPNVFSPNNDKENDVLEIRSNFLESVELYIYDRWGEKVFETKDKSMWWDGSYKGVDLPPDVYGYYFRVVCVDGKKFSKKGNVTLIK, from the coding sequence ATGAAAATTTTCTTAAATAAGTGCACAAATCTTTTTTTAACGATTCTATTTCTGGTGTGCATTTACTCACCGAAAGCACATGCCAGCCATATTGTTGGCGGTGAGATGTCCTATAAATGTCTTGGCGGCCAGGTGTATGAAATTACATTAACCTTGCGCAGAGATTGTTTTAACGGAAGTCCGGAAGCTGAATTTGATGATCCTGCACATATTGGGATCTTTGATACAGAAGGTAATCCAGCTCGAAATGTTGGTCAATTTGGATTACTTCTTTTGGATTTTAGAAATGATGATACACTGAATGAAATCTTAAGAACTGAGTGTGAAGTAGTAGGAGGGGATGTATGCGTTCATACAACAACCTATCGAGGAAAAATAGAATTAGCTTTTGCAAAAGGAGGATATACCTTGGCATATCAAAGGTGTTGCAGAAATAAAACCATTACAAACATTTCCGACCCTGAATTAATAGGAGCAACCTATAGTGTTGTGATATCTGAAGATGCTTTGCGTTATTGTAATAGTTCCCCTAGATTTGGTGCTTTTCCCCCAATTTATGTTTGTGGGGATCGCGTTATTAGTTTTGACAATTCCGCAAAAGATCCAGATGGCGATTCTTTAGTTTATAGTTTATGCGTACCCTTTGCTGGCGCTGATACTTCTAATTCAAAGCCTACACGTCCTAGTAAACCACCATTTCCTTTGGTAAACTATAAATCACCTTTTAGCTTAAATGATTTACTTGGGGGTACTCCCACTTTAAAAATTGACAAAACTACCGGTTTGCTAACTGGTCAACCGAATGCTATTGGACAATATTTAGTGGGTATCTGTGTAGACGAATACCGAAATGGCCGTCTACTTTCTAGAGTACGTAGAGATTTTCAATATAATGTCCGTTTTTGTACCACGAATCCAGTATCAAATTTTGATGCTGATAATTCGGTTTTATGTAAAGGGGATAGTACCGTTAAATTTACGAATAATAGTATCAACTCTAAAGCATATACCTGGTATTTTGACTATCCAAATACGAATTATACTTCAATAGATACAAATCCCGTATTTACATTTCCTAAACCAGGAAAATACACGGTCGCCTTAATTGCAGTAAGAGCAAAAGATTGTATAGATACCAATTATAAAAATATTTTTATTTATGATGAAAATCTATTAGGCAGTGACTTTGATGCAAATTATGGCTCCTGTGATGATAGTATTGAAATTTCATTCAAAGATAAATCATTTGATTCTCTATTAAATATTTCGAATTGGAATTGGTTTATACAATTAAATAATAACATTGTCACTTCCACAAAGCAAGATCCGAAATTCACATTTTCAGATACCGGAACTTTATCTGTAAGATTGATCGTTACATCCTCTGGTGGTTGTACAGATTCATTAGACAAAGAATTTAAATTAAATCGGCTGAAGCCTATGTTTCTTTCCGAAAAAATTCCAATTTGTATTGGTGAATCTACCAAACTAATTTCAAATCCAGATGGAAGATTTAAATATAATTGGTCTCCTTCAGCTGATCTTAGTTGTAACGATTGTCCGGATCCTATTGCAAATCCTGCAAATGACATCCTTTATAAAGTCACGATAACCGATGGTAATTGTACAGAAGAAGATTCAATATTAGTTACCGTATCCAGATTGTTAGATATAGATATTAAAGGAGACTCTGTAATTTGTGCTGATGAAGTTAATTTATCTGCTATTGGAGGCGTCGAGAGCACTATTGAATGGTCTGATGTCTCTGATTTTGGCAATATATTAAAATCAGGTTCATTCCTTTTTAATACTAGCATTCAAAGTAAAAAAACATTTTATGTAAGAGCAAAAAGTAATGCCAATTGCCCCGGCTCTGATAGTATATCTGTAGAAAATCAGAAAGTTATTTTTCAAACAACTATAGATTCCTTAGTTGTTTGTGAAGACGATACATTTGAATTGGAATTAAATAATCTTCGTCCAGAACATCAATTTCAAATTGAATGGAGTCCTGTGTCTTCAATATTATCTGGTCAAAGTACTAATAAAATTTCTGCTATATTTCCTGATTGTGGAATAAATCAATTTCATGTTAAAATTGAAAATCAATATAAATGCACCGGAGAAGACTCTGTACAAGTTCGAGTCATTTGCAAGCCGACAGTAGATTTCAAAGTTGATAAAAATTGTGATAATACCTTAGTCACGTTTTCTAACTTAAGCTCGAATGGCAACTATTATTGGGACTTTGGAGACAGTACCTCAGCTACCGATAAAAGTCCAGTTCATTTGTATGCTAAACCAGGAAGATATACGGTAAGCTTAGGTGTGAATGCCGAATGTAAGAATGCAATATCCAAAATCGTAGATGTTGGTTTTATTATGGTAAGTTTAAAAGAACGTGTAGTAAGTTGTTTAGGTACGCCTGTTAAATTAAATGAAAATCCAGATACAACTTATACCTATGAATGGTCGCCTGCAAATGGCTTAGACAATCCAAATAGTCAAAATCCAACGGCTTCAGTAACAGAAACGACCATCTACAAAGTGCGCGTGTTTGATAAAAACATACCGGATTGTTTTATTGATCGTACGGTTACGGTTTTTGTACCCCCAACCATTAATTTGAGTGTAAATAATGATACTATTTTATGCAATCCAGGAAAAATAATACTACAAGCTGCAACAGATGTAACTGCAAATATTGAATGGACGGATCAAATTGGAATCTTATTAGGAAGAGGATATCAATTAGAACAACAATTCATTGACTCAATGTATGTATACGCATTTGCTACAGATCAATATGGTTGCGGTGAAAAAGATTCTTTTCGAGTCGTTCCTTTGGATACCAATTATATTGTCCGCGGTAAAGTAAACCTCTGTCCAGGTGCTGATGGGTTTATTGAATTTATCAATAATGATGGACACCAATATGCTCTAAATTGGACGCCAGGTCGATTTATAGTATCTGATCCTACCTTATCAAGAATTCTTGTAAAGCCTACCGATACAACGATTTTTTATTTAAGCATTGTGAATGAATATGGTTGTGCATTTAAAGATAGCTTCCAAGTAAATATTAGTCGCTTTAACCCACCACTTGAAGCTTTTGCAGAAGATGATACAATTTATCTTGGTCAATCTACAGTATTGCACGTTAATTTAGGGTATTCTAATTATAATTGGGTGATTCCTTATAATTTAAGTTGCACAGATTGTACAGATCCTGTTGCGAGTCCACTTTTCTCAACACTTTATACGGTAAAAGCTAAAAATGAAGATGGATGTGAAGATCAAGCAGATGTTCGGGTTATTGTCATTAGACCTAATTGTGATGATACCGATGTATTTATGCCAAATGTATTTAGTCCTAATAATGATAAGGAAAATGATGTTTTAGAAATACGAAGTAACTTTCTAGAATCCGTTGAACTTTATATTTATGACCGTTGGGGTGAAAAAGTCTTTGAAACTAAAGACAAATCAATGTGGTGGGATGGCAGCTATAAAGGGGTTGATTTACCGCCAGATGTATATGGATATTATTTTAGAGTTGTTTGTGTAGATGGCAAAAAATTCTCAAAAAAAGGGAATGTCACATTGATAAAATAA
- a CDS encoding PorP/SprF family type IX secretion system membrane protein has product MPLKHIFIILGISLLTTDFLNGQDIHYSQYFLNYPSQSPIQTGLYQGNHRITANYRNQWQTVAVPYLTLSMFYDSKIKLKSNGDYIGAGIGFDYDRAGDSELSLTSLNVSLNYGLTLKKSHLIIIGLSPNVGQRRLSEEKLKWNNQWNGDRYDPNLSPRENFKTSGSFFLDLSGGLAYQYSLTKRSRILLGGAMFHLLEPDQTFYGLSQTKVQLPQRMVLHANLDIGIGSFLDLMLSGQFQQQDKYEETVGSGMFRLYLDKNPGVKLNLLLGCGIRLEDAFYPILALELKNWLISGSYDINTSDFKTASNKRGGPELTVQYVFRGVEPVGIYKKCPIY; this is encoded by the coding sequence ATGCCTTTAAAGCATATTTTTATTATTTTAGGGATATCACTCCTTACAACCGATTTTTTAAATGGCCAGGATATTCACTACTCGCAGTATTTCTTGAACTACCCAAGTCAAAGTCCTATTCAAACAGGACTTTATCAGGGAAATCATCGAATTACCGCTAATTACAGGAATCAATGGCAGACTGTAGCCGTTCCTTATTTAACCTTGAGCATGTTTTACGACAGTAAAATCAAGTTAAAATCGAATGGTGACTATATAGGAGCCGGTATTGGTTTTGACTATGACCGGGCAGGTGATTCTGAACTAAGTTTGACTTCTTTAAATGTGTCCTTAAATTATGGATTAACTTTAAAGAAATCCCATTTAATCATAATCGGACTTAGCCCAAATGTTGGTCAAAGAAGACTTTCAGAAGAGAAATTAAAATGGAATAATCAGTGGAATGGTGATCGATATGATCCAAATTTATCTCCAAGAGAGAATTTTAAAACATCCGGTTCCTTCTTTTTAGATTTATCCGGTGGATTGGCATATCAATACTCCTTAACTAAAAGATCCCGAATTCTTCTAGGAGGTGCAATGTTTCACCTATTAGAACCAGATCAAACGTTTTATGGTCTTTCACAAACCAAAGTTCAATTACCACAACGAATGGTTTTGCATGCCAATCTGGATATTGGCATAGGATCCTTTTTAGATTTGATGCTAAGTGGGCAATTTCAACAACAAGATAAATATGAAGAAACCGTTGGTTCTGGCATGTTTAGATTGTATTTGGATAAAAATCCAGGTGTAAAATTGAATTTGTTATTAGGATGTGGAATTAGATTGGAAGATGCCTTTTATCCAATCTTAGCATTAGAATTAAAAAACTGGTTGATTTCAGGTTCTTATGATATTAACACATCCGATTTTAAGACAGCATCCAATAAACGTGGCGGTCCTGAATTGACTGTCCAATATGTTTTTAGAGGTGTAGAACCTGTTGGAATTTACAAAAAATGCCCGATTTATTAA
- a CDS encoding outer membrane beta-barrel protein, with product MRIVFLVILFYTIAFPLSRGQSLSIDATIIDDQGKPIFGVNLDLIKEQNIAIQSQLTDSIGYAKFTNIAAGEYKLQIKYLGTQTIVKQISIQNFNILLGNITLLPDTKLLKEVVIKDKKPLGSIKNDTVQFDANSFKMMNDATADQLVEKMPSINKENGTLKAQGDEVKQILVDGKPFFGNDPNLSLRNLPAELIDKVQIFDQLSEQSQFTGINDGNTVKTINIVTKNGMNNGQFGKLYAGYGVHDKYQIGTNLNFFDGNRRVSLIGMSNNVNIQNFAVDDILGAMGNSNNSRNRSNSGNPTNPRREGRGPGNGVNDFLVPQSGGIAKTNAVGINYTDKLGSKIELNLSYFYNLTSNNIENDLDRTYLTSGFLDQHYFESTNSKPKNVNHRLNGRVEYKMDSFNTLIFRPRITIQLNKSGVTSESGTYLNDILTNHSLNTNNSDIQGSNISNSLLFRHRFAKIGRSVSIDLNHNIAPKTEDLEQNSVTTYETKNKLFIDTISQRSDNAISKWSLSSNIEYTEPITLEHSVVLNYKMSYQEDETDLSTYDISLDGLYGEQFNSSLSNHFTSNSKSHQVGLGYQFNREQKLNLSSRIHWQTSKLLNQQYIPIQNDNNKIFNNILPSLFLRYTPTRTKSFNLHYRSTTQLPTINQLQNVLNNSNPVQLSIGNPNLKQALNHNFNIRYSSSNANSSMIYLMLGGTITQNYISNHLYIRSRNHPIFNIIDLPIGSQLSIPENYGISKQYRAFCSYSFPIPKIKCNLSLDASYIYSKAPSLVDSLINRSTQNNTSLGISLSSNINQKIDFNIQFRPSYNNYTSKNIEDNYFYFENKVRFAWQFYNSLIIRMDLNSKSTQSLTDRPDQTIWLFNLAFGKKIFKNERGEIAIGVNDLFNQNINILQSVSDYYVEDSRTNSLQRFLMISFTYNIRNYNSGKKATQNNTMDQDRMRRWDERRN from the coding sequence ATGCGGATTGTTTTTTTAGTGATACTTTTTTATACTATTGCTTTTCCACTATCAAGAGGTCAATCGCTTTCTATTGATGCCACCATTATCGATGATCAGGGGAAGCCTATTTTTGGAGTGAATTTAGATCTTATAAAGGAACAGAATATTGCTATACAATCTCAACTAACAGATAGTATTGGGTATGCTAAGTTTACAAACATTGCTGCTGGAGAATACAAATTGCAAATAAAGTATTTAGGTACTCAGACCATTGTAAAACAAATAAGTATTCAAAATTTCAATATTTTACTAGGGAATATTACCCTTTTACCGGATACTAAACTATTAAAGGAAGTTGTTATAAAAGATAAGAAACCATTAGGGAGCATTAAAAATGATACCGTTCAATTTGATGCAAATTCATTTAAAATGATGAACGATGCAACCGCTGATCAATTGGTAGAAAAAATGCCCTCAATAAACAAAGAAAATGGGACTTTAAAAGCTCAAGGAGATGAAGTTAAACAAATTTTAGTTGATGGAAAACCATTTTTTGGAAATGACCCTAATTTATCTTTAAGAAACTTGCCTGCAGAACTTATTGATAAGGTTCAAATATTTGATCAACTAAGTGAGCAATCACAATTTACAGGTATTAATGATGGCAATACTGTAAAAACTATTAACATTGTTACGAAAAATGGAATGAACAATGGACAATTTGGAAAACTCTATGCAGGGTATGGTGTGCATGATAAATACCAAATTGGAACAAACCTTAATTTTTTCGATGGAAACCGGCGAGTAAGTTTGATCGGAATGTCGAATAATGTAAATATCCAAAATTTTGCCGTAGATGATATTCTTGGCGCAATGGGAAATTCTAATAATTCAAGAAACAGGTCAAATTCTGGAAATCCTACAAATCCTAGAAGGGAAGGCCGGGGACCTGGAAATGGTGTAAATGACTTTCTTGTACCTCAATCCGGAGGTATTGCAAAAACGAATGCTGTTGGAATTAACTATACGGATAAACTCGGATCAAAAATTGAATTAAACCTTTCTTATTTTTACAATTTAACTAGTAATAATATTGAAAACGATCTGGATCGAACCTATTTGACAAGTGGCTTTTTAGATCAACATTATTTTGAATCTACAAATTCAAAACCAAAAAATGTCAACCATAGATTAAATGGAAGAGTTGAATATAAAATGGATAGTTTCAATACTTTAATTTTTCGCCCGAGGATAACCATACAATTAAATAAATCAGGTGTCACAAGTGAAAGTGGTACCTATTTAAATGATATCCTTACAAATCATTCATTAAATACAAACAATTCTGATATCCAAGGAAGTAATATTTCAAATAGCCTCTTATTCCGACACCGGTTTGCTAAAATCGGACGATCCGTATCAATAGATCTAAATCATAATATAGCTCCAAAAACAGAAGATCTTGAACAAAATTCTGTAACTACATATGAAACTAAAAATAAATTATTCATTGATACTATAAGTCAAAGATCAGACAATGCGATTAGTAAATGGAGTTTGAGTTCTAATATTGAATATACAGAACCCATAACACTTGAACATTCCGTAGTCCTTAATTATAAAATGAGTTATCAGGAAGATGAAACTGATTTGTCGACCTATGATATATCCTTAGATGGATTATATGGCGAGCAATTCAACTCGTCTTTAAGTAATCATTTTACTTCAAATTCAAAATCACATCAAGTTGGACTAGGGTACCAATTTAATAGAGAGCAAAAATTAAATTTAAGTTCCCGAATCCATTGGCAAACATCAAAATTATTAAATCAACAATATATTCCAATTCAAAATGATAATAATAAAATATTTAATAACATTCTCCCTTCATTGTTTTTAAGATATACGCCAACAAGAACCAAGAGTTTTAATTTACATTACAGAAGTACGACACAACTACCAACTATAAACCAATTACAAAATGTTTTAAACAATTCGAATCCAGTTCAGCTTAGCATCGGAAATCCTAATTTAAAACAAGCGTTAAATCATAATTTCAATATACGCTATTCTTCATCGAATGCAAACTCCAGTATGATTTACCTCATGCTTGGAGGCACTATTACACAAAACTATATTTCAAATCATCTTTATATAAGGAGTCGAAATCATCCTATTTTTAATATTATCGACCTTCCTATTGGGAGTCAATTGAGTATTCCTGAAAATTATGGTATCTCAAAACAGTATAGAGCTTTCTGTTCGTACAGCTTTCCAATTCCAAAAATTAAATGTAATCTTTCCTTAGATGCATCCTATATTTATTCAAAAGCACCAAGTCTGGTTGACAGTTTAATAAATAGATCAACTCAAAACAATACTTCTTTGGGAATTTCACTATCTAGTAATATTAATCAAAAAATTGATTTTAATATTCAATTCAGACCATCATACAATAATTACACTTCAAAAAATATTGAAGATAATTATTTTTATTTTGAGAATAAAGTTCGATTCGCATGGCAGTTCTATAATAGTTTAATCATTAGAATGGATTTGAATTCGAAATCAACGCAAAGTTTAACGGACAGACCTGATCAAACAATCTGGCTTTTTAATCTTGCATTTGGTAAAAAAATATTCAAGAATGAACGTGGCGAAATCGCAATCGGAGTAAATGATTTATTTAATCAAAATATTAACATATTGCAGTCGGTATCTGATTATTATGTTGAAGATTCCAGAACGAATAGTTTACAGCGGTTTCTTATGATTTCTTTTACTTATAATATAAGAAACTATAACTCTGGAAAAAAAGCTACCCAAAATAATACAATGGATCAGGACCGAATGAGGCGTTGGGATGAACGTAGAAACTAA
- a CDS encoding NAD(P)H-hydrate dehydratase, translating to MLPVYNVNQIRNWDQFSIQNQSIQSIDLMESVAMKIVNWITKTYEPRRGFIIFAGNGNNGGDGLAVARILTLIGFEVHVVLIQVAGHVSGNFQINYERLVKIGFKNFLTTEAGFNFLEQVPACIIIDAVLGSGVDRPVSGELLLLVNRLNDIHNFKVSVDLPTGLDADKMTSSEFFHTDTTLTLQAPKLCQLIPDTGQYCGALTLLNIGLDPKYLDITPANKFFIEHSDVVSLYKPRSNFQYKNNFGHTLIIAGSEGMAGAALLSGEANLRTGSGLCTISSDPLNREIIQIGLPESIFENFNQIDYAKYSTIVIGPGLGITTKISKLFIEVLDHYKKPMLIDADALKIVHLENLISKIPAGSILTPHIGEFDYLFGKSENGFERLDKAIFVAEKNNIYIVLKGKYTAIVTPDKNVFFNSSGNVGLAKGGSGDVLSGMIGSLLAQSYTAKDACIVGVYLHGYAADLAAQNSAFESMMARDVIQKIPDAFLSLQR from the coding sequence ATGTTACCAGTCTATAATGTAAATCAAATTCGAAATTGGGACCAGTTTTCCATTCAAAATCAAAGTATACAATCTATTGATTTAATGGAATCGGTAGCAATGAAAATTGTAAATTGGATCACTAAAACATATGAACCCAGGCGAGGCTTTATCATCTTTGCTGGTAACGGTAACAATGGTGGCGATGGACTAGCTGTGGCGCGGATCTTAACTTTAATTGGTTTTGAAGTGCATGTGGTATTAATCCAGGTAGCTGGTCATGTCTCAGGCAATTTTCAAATAAATTATGAACGATTAGTCAAGATTGGTTTTAAGAATTTTCTCACAACGGAAGCTGGATTTAATTTTTTAGAACAAGTTCCTGCATGCATAATTATAGATGCTGTTTTGGGTTCCGGTGTGGATAGACCAGTTTCTGGAGAGCTTCTATTGCTCGTTAATCGTTTAAACGATATTCATAATTTTAAGGTTTCAGTTGATTTACCAACTGGTTTGGATGCTGACAAAATGACTTCGTCTGAATTTTTTCATACGGATACTACGCTTACACTCCAAGCACCCAAATTATGTCAGCTTATTCCAGATACAGGTCAATATTGCGGAGCGCTTACATTGCTGAATATTGGTTTGGATCCTAAATATTTAGATATAACTCCAGCAAATAAATTTTTTATAGAGCATTCTGATGTTGTATCCCTTTATAAACCGAGATCAAATTTTCAATACAAAAACAATTTTGGTCATACTTTAATAATTGCTGGTAGTGAGGGAATGGCAGGAGCGGCTTTACTAAGTGGTGAAGCGAACCTGCGCACAGGATCCGGATTATGTACCATTAGTTCAGATCCATTAAATAGAGAAATCATCCAAATTGGCCTGCCTGAAAGTATTTTTGAAAATTTTAATCAAATAGATTATGCTAAATATTCAACTATCGTTATTGGTCCAGGATTAGGGATTACGACTAAAATATCCAAACTGTTCATAGAGGTTCTGGATCACTACAAAAAACCTATGCTCATAGATGCAGATGCTTTAAAAATAGTGCATTTGGAAAATTTAATTTCTAAAATTCCTGCTGGTAGCATTCTTACTCCTCATATTGGTGAATTTGATTATTTATTTGGAAAATCGGAAAATGGATTTGAGCGTTTGGATAAAGCAATTTTTGTAGCTGAAAAAAATAATATTTACATTGTCTTAAAAGGGAAATACACAGCAATCGTAACACCTGACAAGAATGTATTTTTTAATAGTTCTGGTAATGTGGGTCTTGCAAAAGGTGGTAGTGGCGATGTATTGAGTGGAATGATTGGTTCGTTATTAGCGCAATCCTATACCGCTAAAGATGCTTGTATTGTCGGAGTTTATTTACACGGATATGCAGCAGATCTGGCTGCACAAAATAGTGCCTTTGAGTCTATGATGGCACGCGATGTTATTCAAAAAATTCCGGATGCATTTCTAAGCCTTCAACGATGA
- a CDS encoding NAD-dependent deacylase: MKTKLVVLTGAGISAESGIKTFRDSDGLWEGYDVMTVASIEGWNKNPALVLDFYNQRRKQLLTVNPNTAHLLLAELQDLFELSIITQNVDDLHERAGSLNVIHLHGELRKCRSVVDQQKLYSRDSDIVLGDLCESGFQLRPHIVWFGEDVPLMNRAIELTAEADVFLIIGSSLQVYPAAGLMYYLKNSTPIYYIDPNPVINYELKDHRQLHIIKASASLGMQLFQKELEKLKLL; the protein is encoded by the coding sequence ATGAAAACAAAATTAGTAGTTTTAACAGGTGCTGGCATAAGTGCCGAAAGTGGTATTAAAACTTTTAGAGATTCTGATGGATTATGGGAAGGCTATGATGTAATGACCGTTGCAAGTATTGAAGGTTGGAATAAAAATCCAGCTTTAGTTCTAGATTTTTATAATCAAAGAAGAAAACAATTACTAACTGTAAACCCCAATACTGCACATTTACTGTTGGCAGAGTTGCAGGATTTATTTGAACTCAGTATAATTACACAAAATGTGGATGATTTACATGAGCGTGCAGGTAGTTTAAATGTAATCCATCTTCATGGCGAATTGCGAAAATGTAGAAGCGTAGTTGATCAACAAAAATTATATTCACGGGATTCGGATATCGTATTAGGTGATTTATGCGAAAGTGGTTTTCAATTGAGGCCTCACATTGTATGGTTTGGAGAAGATGTGCCTTTGATGAATCGCGCCATAGAACTTACGGCAGAGGCGGATGTTTTTTTAATTATTGGTAGTTCTTTGCAAGTCTATCCCGCAGCTGGTTTGATGTATTATTTAAAAAATAGTACTCCAATCTATTATATTGATCCAAATCCTGTTATTAATTATGAGTTAAAAGATCACCGGCAGCTTCATATTATTAAAGCCTCCGCAAGTTTAGGAATGCAATTGTTTCAAAAGGAACTAGAAAAATTAAAACTCCTTTAG